The sequence CGATCAGCCGAGGCTTCGTGCTGGGTGTCGGGCTTTACGGCGCTGCCGTGCTCGCGTCCAACTATCACCCGGAAACCAACGCCGCTCTGCCGGCTGAGTTCGTCGAGGAAGAATTCAGCTTCGATGTAGTCGGTCCCTTCTTCGACTACTACTTCGACGAACACAAAGGCCTGCACCTACAAGTTGCCCTCGGCTTCGCGTCGTACTCGGGCATCGGCGTCGACTCGACAAGCTACGACGAGGACCAGTACAAGGCCTTCGGTGGCGGCGTAATGGTCGGCTTCGGTCACGACTGGTGGGTGGCGGATCAATGGAGCGTCGGGGTGCTAGGCCGCGGGATGCTCGGCGTGGTGGTCGGTGACGACGATGCGGGGAACCGCTGGACGCACGTGATCAGCACGTCGCCGTCCATCCTGTTCACGGTGACCTACCACTAGCGGCTCGCAGGGCACGTCCGGCGGCCGGACTTCTCATTCGGCGGTTTCGAGCATGGGCGGAACTCCCGCGGACAATGCGTCGATCTCGTAGCGCTCGGTGTCCGCAACGTAGACTTCGCCCCCGAAGAGTTCCTTATCGGGGGTGTCTGCACGCGCGGGCACGAGGCGCCACACCCAGAGCTCTGTGCCGAGACCGTAGCTGTCCCACAGCGCGTACCAACCGGGAGCGCTACCTTTCGGGTCGTGTGCGATGGTGATCCAAATGCCCTTGGGCGCCTCACCCTCGGCCACGGTGAGGACGTTGCGCTGCTCGGTACTGCATGCGCCGATGTCGACCTCGACGTGGGGCTGCAGCCGCTCGAAGGCGCCCCGATTGCCGAAGGTCAGGAACGCGACGTTGGCTCTGCACAGCGATTTGGACACACCTTTGCCGAACTCGGCGTATCGCGCGTACAAGTCGTCGCCACTCGGCTCGAACAGCAGCCACGCACGGCGCTCTCCAAAAATCATCTCCGCCAAGACCAAGCCTTCAGGGTCGTCCGCCGCTAGGCTGGCGCGCACTCGAACGTCATCGACGACCTTCGTTGGCCGCCGCGCGTGAGGTGGCGGACGCGCCGTCGGTCGCGTCGCTGGCGGTTTCGCGGTGAAAGCGACTGGCGTGGGTTGCGGCGAGACTCCCCCAGCGCAGGCGCTGGTGAATGCCAGAAGCGATAGCGAGCGTCTCACCGCCTCGGTGTACACCACTTCGCGCTCGCACTCAGCTCGGCCGCGGGACTCCCAAAGTTGCCGAAGGGCGAAGCGACTGGCACCATTAACCATGCCTTCGCCTTCGTTTCTCGGACATTGCCGTGCTTTGACGGTATTTGGCGCGCTCCTGACCATGGGCGCCTGCGGCTCCAGCGAGAGCTCGGAGAGTAGCTCGGCCCCGACGTGCTCACAGCCTACCGACGTGGGTTCCGGCTTCGAGCAGTGTGCTGGCGGTTGGTTCCACCGCACGTCCGTAGCGCAGTGCGAAGGAACTCCAGCGAGTTCTTGCGGCCAGGGTTGCGAGTCGCACCCGGACTGCGGAAAGCCCAACGCCGTTTGCTTGGTCGCGGGCTACGGGGGGTGTCGCTGCCAGACGAACTGCACGACCGATGCGGACTGCACTGCCGGCGAGGTCTGCGTCTGCGGCGGCTCAGGTGGAATGTGCATCCGCGCGAGTTGCACGAGCGACGCGGACTGCGGCAAGGGATTACGCTGCGCCTCCTACCCCACCCTCGTCAAGTGCGGTTACGAGGTCGAGCGCTATGGTGTGACGATGGGTGGGCTCGCGTGTCAGACGGCCAAAGACGAGTGCGCGAGCAGTGACGAATGCCCCACGGATCAGCTCTGTACGGCGATAGATGGAGTGCGCGTCTGCATGGCCGCGCAACCTTGTTCCTCCTAGCAAGGCGCCGCGGGGACGCGCAGCTCCGAGCAACCTGCTAGGCTCCCGGCGGAGGGATTCGACGTGGCCTCGAACGAGCGTGACTACACCATCGCCAATCGCGTTGCCCGCTGGTCGAACGTGAAGAACGCGCACGACGTGACGCCGCGACAGATCCGGATGAGCGGCTTGGCGCTGGTACTCGGTGGGCTCATGGCGTTCGGCTTGTTCGTCACCCTGCGGCTGGATCTGGTGATGCGTCGCTTCGCCGTGAGCTTGGTTCCGGCGCTGGGCTTGGCCGGGCTCTGGTTCATTGCTGACGCCAACGCACTTGCCTCGGGTCGACGCCACCACCAGACCGCGATTGCCGTTGCCTTGCTCGTAGTCGCGTTCATCCTGGGCTTCTTGTTCGTGAGTTGACGCGTCGGCCCGGCCCTCGACTCGAGGGTTCTGCCAAGACAGCTCGACTCGAGTCGAGCGCGCGAGTTGGAGTTCGCCTCGCCCAGCGATATCATACGGGCAGTGAAGCAGCGGGGTCCGGCGACGGTTGGAGGCGGCGCGAGCGACGAGATCACGCGCGTCGCAGGCGCTGCAAGAGAGCCGCCGACGATCGCGGCGACGCCGCATTCGGGGGCGACCACGCTCCCGCTGCCGGCGCCAGAGATGGTGCTGCACAGCGCGGAGGTCGAGCAAACACGGCGTACTGCCATCGCTGGCTTGGTGTTCAACACCCTCGGGCTGGTGGCGGTTCCCTTCCTGGGTGGCGATGCGACCGCGCGCAAGATCTTTGCCGCGTCGCTCGCATTCGCGGCCATCAACAACGCCTATCTGCTCTACATCGCCAGCAGTGCGCGCCGGTACCACGAGCGCCACATGGTCGCGTACTTGGCGATGTCGGCCGTACTCAACGCCGGCGTCATCTACTACCTGGGCGTCTTCGGCCCCGTGTTGGTGATGTTGGTGCTCAATGTCTACTCCGCATGTCTCGGCTATGGTCCACGGGTCGCACGCGTCAGCCTGGCTGGCGCCATCACGCCCATCGTCGTGCTCGGGGGTTCGATGACCGCGGGCGTGTTGGCCGACCCAGGCTTGGCGACACTGTCACCTGACGTCGGCCCCGTCGGACGTGCGGTCGTGGTGGTGGCCTTCGCGCTGTTTCTAGTGCTCGTGTATCGCCAAGCCCAGCGGGCGACTCCTTGCGCGAACGTGACGAAGCGGTGAGGCGCGCTTCCCACCGTGAAGCCTTGTTCCTCGAGGCGCGGCAGGATCTGGAGCGCGCGCTGAACGCCGGCGGCATGGGCCGCTTCACGGATCAGACCTTGGGCTCCTACCGCTTGGGCGGAGTGCTGGGACGAGGCGGAATGGGTGAAGTCTACGAAGCCACGCACGCCGCTAGCGGGGAGCCAGCGGCCGTGAAGATGCTTTTGCCCGAGGCCATCGGACGTCCCAACGCCGTGCGGCGGTTTCTGCGCGAAGTCCGCATCGCCGCCTCCCTCGATTCTCCGCACGTGGTGCGCGTGTTGGAGGTAGGCGACGAGTCTGCGCCCTTGCCCTACTTGGCGATGGAGCGACTCCGCGGCGAGGACTTGGCGCAGCTGTTGCGACGCGAGTCGCGTCTGCGCAACGACGCCGTGCTCGACATGATTCGCCAAGTGGGCCGCGGCCTGGAAGCCGCCGCCGAAGCTGGCATCGTCCACCGCGACCTAAAGCCGCACAACGTGTTCCTGACGGAGGGCGCCGAAGGCGAAGCGCGCGTTTGGAAGATCCTCGACTTTGGCGTCTCCAAGCTCGTTGACCAGGGAGGCTCCCTCACCGTGGGAGAGGCCGTTGGCACCCCGCAGTACATGGCACCCGAGCAAGTGCGAGGCGGTGACGTGGATGCGCGCACGGACCTCTAC comes from Polyangiaceae bacterium and encodes:
- a CDS encoding serine/threonine-protein kinase, whose protein sequence is MRRASHREALFLEARQDLERALNAGGMGRFTDQTLGSYRLGGVLGRGGMGEVYEATHAASGEPAAVKMLLPEAIGRPNAVRRFLREVRIAASLDSPHVVRVLEVGDESAPLPYLAMERLRGEDLAQLLRRESRLRNDAVLDMIRQVGRGLEAAAEAGIVHRDLKPHNVFLTEGAEGEARVWKILDFGVSKLVDQGGSLTVGEAVGTPQYMAPEQVRGGDVDARTDLYALGAIAYRSLTGHPPFRGREIGEILAAVMTEMPLRPSAVVRLPRDVDLALALAIAKPPAERFSSGAAMADALEAALRSRLSRDLRQRAQKLLTTFPWREPE